In the genome of Entelurus aequoreus isolate RoL-2023_Sb linkage group LG08, RoL_Eaeq_v1.1, whole genome shotgun sequence, one region contains:
- the LOC133656106 gene encoding MOB kinase activator 1B isoform X2, translating to MSFLFGNRASKTFKPKKNIPEGSHQYELLKHAEATLGSGNLRMAVMLPDGEDLNEWVAVNTVDFFNQINMLYGTITDFCTEESCPVMSAGPKYEYHWADGTNIKKPIKCSAPKYIDYLMTWVQDQLDDETLFPSKIESLLSVRCE from the exons ATGAGCTTTCTTTT CGGAAATCGCGCCTCCAAGACGTTCAAGCCCAAGAAGAACATCCCGGAGGGCTCTCATCAGTACGAGCTGTTGAAACATGCCGAGGCCACGCTGGGGAGCGGCAACCTGCGCATGGCCGTCATGCTGCCCGACGGCGAGGACCTCAACGAGTGGGTGGCAGTAAACA CTGTGGACTTCTTCAACCAGATCAACATGCTGTACGGGACCATCACAGACTTCTGCACGGAAGAGAGCTGCCCCGTCATGTCTGCCGGTCCAAA GTACGAGTATCACTGGGCCGACGGGACCAACATCAAGAAGCCGATCAAATGCTCCGCCCCCAAGTACATTGATTACCTGATGACCTGGGTGCAAGACCAGCTTGATGACGAGACGCTCTTCCCCTCCAAGATCG AATCTTTGCTCAGCGTGAGGTGCGAGTAG